The genomic window TAACCAACGCCGACACCACCCCCCGTGTGGCCCACCCCACACCCGCTGCCCGGCCCGCGCTGCGGTGATCATGAAGTTGTTGTCGGTTCACGCCGGCGTGTCGTGACAACAACTTCATGATCAACGCGCAAGGCGGTGGGGGTCAGGGGGTGGGGATGGTGAGGGCCTCGGTGAGGGCGGGGAGGAGGAGGGCGATCTGCCATTCGCGGGCGTTGAAGCCGCGGAGGGTCTCCGCCACCGTGTCGTCGCTGATCTCCTCCGGGGGCTGCCAGGCCAGCCGGCGGATCGAGTCGGGGGCGATCAGGTTCTCCGGGGGCAGGTTGTGCTCACCGGCGATCCGGACCACCACCTCCCGGCAGCGGGCCAGCCGGCCGGCGGCCACCGGGTCGCGCTCGGCCCAGCGGTGCGGTGGCGGCGGACCCTCCACCGTGGGGGCCACCGGCAGGGCGTCCTCCGGCAGCTGGCGGGCGTCGTCCAGGGCCGCCAGCCAGGTACGGGCGAGCCGGCGCACCGACCGGCCGCCGAAGCCGGGGAGGGTGAGCAGGGTCTTCTCGTCCTTCGGGTCCAGCTCGGCGGCGGCCACGATGGCCGAGTCGGGCAGCACCCGGCCCGGGGCGGCGTCCCGCCGGGCGGCGATCTGGTCCCGGGCGTACCAGAGGGAGCGGACCCGGGCCTGCGCCCGCGAGCCCCGGACCCGGTGGATGCCGGAGGTCCGCCGCCAGGGCTCGGCGCGGACCCGCGGCGGACGGGCGCCGGAGCGGACCAGCGCGGCGAACTCCTCCGCCGCCCACGCCGACTTGCCCTGCTTTTGCAGCTCCTCGTCGAGGGCGTCCCGCAGGTCGACCAGCATCTCCACGTCCAGCGCCGCGTACGTCAGCCAGGACTCCGGCAACGGCCGGCTGGACCAGTCCGCCGCCGAGTGGTGCTTCTCCAGGGTGTAGCCGAGCAGCTGCTCGGTCAGCGCGGCCAGGCCGACCCGCTCGAAACCGGCCAGCCGGGCGGCCAGTTCGGTGTCGAAGAGCCGTCGGGGCCGCAACCCCACCTCGGCCAGGCAGGCCAGGTCCTGGCTGGCGGCGTGCAGCACCCACTCGGCCCCGCCGATCGCCGCGTCCAGGGCGGCCAGATCGGGCAGCGGCAGCGGATCGATCAGCGCCGTGCCGGAGCCGGCCCGGCGCAGCTGCACCAGGTAGGCCCGCTGGCTGTAGCGGTATCCCGAGGCGCGCTCGGCGTCCAGGGCCACTGGTCCGGTGCCCGCGGCGAAGCGGGCCACGACCTCGTCGAGCTCGCTCGGGGTGGCCACCGGCGCGGGCGTGCCCTCGCGTGGCGCGGTGAGCGGTACGGGCCCGCCGATGGTGGGTTCGGTCCCCGCGTCAGCCGGCTCCGGCGCGGCCGGTGACGGGTGCTGAGAGGCCTCTCCCGTACGGCTTTCGGCGGGCCGACGGCGCAGGGGTGGTTCGTCGGTCACCTGACAACCCTAGTGCGCGACCGGATCCGGTGTGCGCAGCCGGTCGGGTGCGTGTCGACGCGATGGCTGCCGGGTGTCGTGACGGCGTCGGGTGGCGCCGACGTGGCAGTGTCGGACATCGGGGGAGACAAACCCCGTTCGCGCAGGTACGGTCCATCGAGCCGCCGAGGGACCGAGGGGCCTGGGTGGCATCGCGGCAGGGCGTCTACGGGGAGGACGTGGCGATCATGACGGCTGGGTACGGGTCGGGCGACGGGACGCCGGGACACGGCGCCGACGAGGCCACCGAGGGTGGCCGCGCGGAACGTCCCGAGACGGGCCGGCCGGGTCCGCTGCCGCCGCGCTTCGAGCCGCACCGACCGGTCGTTCCCGGCTACCCGGCGGCCGTCCCCGGCCCGCCGTCCCCGGCCGCCGCCGTTCCTCCCGCGCCCGCCGGCCCATCGGGCGAGCCAGCCACCGGCTTCCCTACCGCGCCCGCCGGCGCGCCGACCACCGCGTTCCCGCCGGCGTCCGCCAACCCGCCGGTCGCCGGCTACTCCGCCGCGTCCGGCTTCTCCGGCATTTCCGGCTCGCCGCCCGGCGCCTCCGCGCCCGGTCAGCCGGCGGCGGGCGCCCAGCCCGGCCTGCCTTCGCCCGCCGGGTTCGGGGCGGCCGCGCCCGCCTCCGAGACCGGACTGACGGGTCCCGGGCAGTCGAGCGTTCCCGGCCCCCGGGCCGGCTGGTCCGCGCCGCCGAACAGTGGCCAGTGGGGCGCTCCGACCGGTCCCGGGTCCGCCGCGACCGGGGCACCGGGCGGGCCGGGCGGATGGGCGCCCACCGAGCCGGCGCCGGAGCAGCCGTCCCGCGCCGGGTCACCGTTTCCGGGCGCGTCCCCCGGGCAGCCGAGCGCCGGACCGGGCCAGCCCGTGGGCCAGCCGATCTCCGGACCGGCGTACCCGGGTGGACAGGCCGGCTCAGGGGCGGCGTACCTGGGTGGGCAGCCGGTCTCCGGACCGGCGTACCCGGGTGGACAGGCCGGCTCAGGGGCGGCGTACCTGGGTGGGCAGCCGGTCTCCGGACCGGCATACCCGGGTGGGCAGCCGGTCTCCGCGCCCGCGTACCCGGGTGGGCCGGGCGGTTGGCCGGTCCCCGCGGCCGGGCCCGACCGGCGGCCTCGGCTGCCCGTGGTGGCGCTCGCGCTCGCCGCGGTGCTGGCCCTCGTCGCCGGGGTGCAGGCGTACCAGCTGCACCGGCTGGACGACCGGCTCGCCGCCAGCGACCGCCGGCTGGCCGAGGCGCAGCGCGCCGACGGCACCCGGCTGGACAGCCTCGACAAGCGCACGGAGGGGCTGGAGAAGCAGGTTGGCGCGGCGTTCAACCCCGAGGCCGTGGCGAGCGCCGTGCTGCCCAGCGTGTTCCGGGTCCGGGCCGGCCAGTTCACCGGTACGGCGTTCGCGATCGGCAAGCCGCCCGCCGGCGGCGGCACCACGCTGCTCACCAACTTCCACGTGGTGGAGTCGGTCTTCGACGGCGGCGGCCGGAAGGTCTTCCTGGAGCGGACCGACCAGCGCTTCGAGGCCACCATCGTCAAGGTCGACAAGGCCAAGGACATCGCCCAGCTGCGGACCACCGCCAAGTTCACCGGCCTGGTCGCCGCCGGCACGCCGGTCAAGTCCGGGCAGCAGATCGTCGTGGTCGGCGCCCCGCTGGGCCTGCAGGACAGCGTGACCACCGGTGTGGTGAGCGCGTTTCGTAAGGATGAGGACGGTTCCGGTCCGGTCATCCAGTTCGACGCGCCGATCAACCCCGGCAACTCGGGCGGCCCGGTGATCAACGGCTCGAAGGAGGTCGTCGGCATCGCCACCGCCAAGGCCCGGGACGCCGAGGGAATCGGTCTCGCCGTGCCGATCAGGACCGCCTGCGACACCTTCAAGCTCTGCTGACCGAACGACCGACCGAACGAATCGGCCGCCGCCCGGCCCACCGGCCGGCCGGCCTTGACTCCACCCCGCACCGTCGAACCTGTGGCGGCCGACGCCGTCGGCCCTCGACCCGCAGACCCCGGCCCTTCGGGGCCACCCCACGGGGGAACAGCAATCCGGAGGAAGAGATGTCCCAGCCACCCAACGGGCCGGAGGGCCACCGGCCGGCCTACCCGCCGCAGCCGCCGGCCGGCGGCGTCTACGGCACCCCGTACGGCGCCGGCCAGCCCGCACCCCAGCGGTACGGCCCGGCCCAGCCGGACCCGACCGTGCCCCAGCCCGCCCAGCCCGCCCAGCCCGCCCAGCCCGCGTCCGCCCCGCCGGTGCCCGGCCAGTACGCGCCGGGCTCCGCCCCGGTGTCGGGCCCGACGTACCCGCAGCCGTTCTCGGCGCCGCCGATGTCCGCCCCGCCGGTCTCCGGTCCGGACTTCGGTCAGCCGATGTCCGCCCCGCCCGGTTCGGTCCCGCCCTACGGCGCCCCCGCCGGGGGCGCCGGCAAGGGCCGCACCACGCTGATCCTCGCCGTCGTCGCGGGGCTGCTCTTCGTCCTCGGCGGCGTGATGACCGGCCTGTTCGTCACCAAGAACAACGAGCTGAACCGCACTGAGAAGAAGCTCTCCGCCCAGGTCAGCGAGCGGGACGGCACCATCGCGGCCAACAAGCAGGAGATGGAGAAGCTCAAGACCGACCTGCAGTCCGTGCGGGACAAGCTGGCCGACACCGAGCAGGACCTGACCGGCACCAAGAACGACCGGGACGAGCAGGCCCGGCAGAAGAAGGTCATCGCCACCTGCCTGGACAAGCTGACCCAGGCGATGGCGGCGGCGTCGGCCGGCAACCGGGCCGCCTTCGACAAGGCCAGCAAGGGCCTGGAAAAGGTCTGCGACGAGGCCGAGAACTACCTCTGACCCGCGACCCGGGGGTCGATCATGGCGGTGTGGCACCCGCCGAAAGGGGCGGATCGCCACGAACGAGGGGCCGCACCTCCATGATCGACCCTGGGAAGGGGGAGAGCCGGGGTCAGGTGGTCGTGGCGGGGCGGCGGGAGGGGAGGGCCGTCACGCCGGGTGGGGGGAGGCCGGCGGTCGAGGCCAGCAGGGCGCACCAGCCGAGCAGGTGCGCGCCCAGGTCGACGCCGAGCGGCGTCCAGGACGCGCGGATCTCGATGTCGCCGGCCGCGGGCGGCCCGGCCAGCTCCCCGAACCGGGTCGACAGGGTCTGGGTGACCGTGCCGCCGATCGCCCGGTGCCGGGCGTGCTGCGCGTCCAGCGCGTCGGTCAGCCACGTCCAGCCCACCCCGGGCAGCAGCGGGTCGGCGGCGAGATCCACCTCCAGCTCGGCGGTCACGTAGGTGACCAGCCGCAGGGTGCCCTGCCACGCCTCGTGCCCGGCCGGGTCGTGCAGCAGGATCAACCGCCCGGTGGCCACCTCGTCGCCGTCGCGCAGCACCCCGGCGGAGAGCGCGAACGCGTACGGGGCCAGCCGCTGGGGTGCCCCGACCTCCTCCAGCACGATCTCCGGCCGGGGGGTGACCGACCGCAGTCCGGCGACCGCGCGGGCGAAGGTTTCCGGGAGCGCGATCGGGGGGGCCATGCCGGCAGCCTATTCCGCCGCCCGCCCGGTCGTCCGGACGGCGCGCCGAGGGGCCCGTTCACGATCATCGGAGCGCGGGAGCGGCGACCGTCCGTGCGCCCGTACCCGCGTCGCGGGCCCCGTCACAAAAGGCGGCGGTGCCCGCTGGCCGCCCCCGGGGGCGTGGCACGATTGCCGCGATGACCACCGACACCACGGGCGCTGCCGCCCGAGACGGAGATCCCCGCCGCGGCGGGCCGGCCGACTCGCCCTTCGTCCGGGCCTGCCGCCGTGAGCCCGTCCCGCACACCCCGGTCTGGTTCATGCGCCAGGCCGGCCGGTCGCTGCCGGAGTACCGCGAGATCCGGGCCAACGTGGCGATGTTGGAGTCCTGCCGCCGCCCCGAGCTGGTCGCCGAGATCACCCTCCAGCCGGTCCGCCGGCACGGGGTGGACGCGGCGATCCTGTTCAGCGACATCGTGGTCCCGGTGGCCGCCGCCGGGGTCGACCTGGACATCGTGGCCGGCACCGGACCCGTGGTGGCCGAGCCGGTGCGCACCGCCGAGGACCTCGAACGGATCCGCCCGATCACCCGCGACGACGTGTCCTACGTGGACGAGGCGGTCCGGCTGCTCGTCGCGGAGCTGGGCGACACCCCGCTGATCGGGTTCGCCGGCGCCCCGTTCACCCTGGCCAGCTACCTGGTCGAGGGCGGCCCGTCGCGGACCCACGCCAAGACCAAGGCCCTGATGTACGGCGAGCCGGAACTCTGGCACGCCCTCTGCGGCCGGCTGGCCGAGGTGACCCTCGCCTTCCTCCGGGTGCAGGTCGACGCCGGGGTCTCCGCGGTGCAGCTCTTCGACTCGTGGGCCGGCGCGCTCTCCGAGGCCGACTACCGCCGCTACGTGCTGCCGCACTCGGCGGCGGTGCTCTCCGGGCTGGCCGACGCGGGCGTGCCGCGGATCCACTTCGGGGTGGGCACCGGCGAGCTGCTCGGCGCGATGGGCGAGGCCGGCACGGACGTGGTCGGCGTGGACTGGCGTACCCCGCTCGACGCCGCGACCCGCCGGATCGGCCCGGACAAGGCCGTCCAGGGCAACCTCGACCCGTGCCTGCTGCTCGCCCCCTGGCCGGTGGTGGAGGCGGAGGTGCGGCGGATCCTCGACCAGGGGCGGGCCGCCCCCGGTCACGTCTTCAACCTCGGCCACGGCGTGCTGCCGGAGACCGACCCCGACGTGCTGACCCGGGTGGTCGCGCTGGTGCACGACCTCTCCGCGCGGCCGGTCGAGCAGGGGAGATGACCGTGCGGCAACCGTGGCGGGTGGCGATCGTCGGTGGCGGGATCACCGGGCTGGCCGCCGCCGTCCGGTTGCGCGACCGCGCCCCCGCCGGCACCGAGATCACGGTGTACGAGCAGTCCGGCGCCCTCGGTGGCAAGCTGCGCACCGGCGAGCTGGCCGGGCAGGCCGTCGAGTTCGGCGCGGAGTCGTTCCTGATGCGCGACCCGGCCGGCGCGGAGTCCGCCGCCGTCAGCCTGGTCCGCCGGCTCGGGCTGGCCGACGCGATCGTCCACCCCACCGTCGGGCAGGCCGCCCTCGCCGTCGACGGCGAGCTGCGCCCGGTCCCGGGCGGCACGCTGGTCGGCGTACCGGGGGACCTGGCGAAGGTGGCGGCGGTGGCGACGCCCGCAGCGGACGCCGACCGCGACGGCGGCCGGCCGCTGCTCGGGCCGGACGAGGACGTGGCGGTCGGCGCGCTGGTCCGCGACCGCCTCGGCGACCAGGTGGTGGACCGGCTGGTCGACCCGATGCTCGGCGGCGTGTACGCCGGCCGGGCCGACGACCTCTCCCTGGCCACCGCCATGCCGGCGCTGGCCCGGGCGGCCCGGGTCGAGCACACCCTGGTCGGCGCGGTCCGGGCGGCCCAGGCCGCCGCGCCGCGCGCCCCCGGCGCGCCGGTCTTCGGCACCCTGGCCGGCGGGCTGAGCACCCTGGTCGAGGCGGCGGCGACCGCCAGCGGCGCGACCGTCCGGCGGGACGCGGCGGTGCGCGAGCTGCACCCGACGGCGACCGGCTGGCGGCTGGTCATCGGCCCCACCCGGGACCCGGAGCTGGTCGAGGCCGACGCGGTGGTGCTCGCGGTGCCGGCCCGCCCGGCCGCCCGGCTGCTCGCCGGCCCGGCGCCCGAGGTGGCCACGGCCGTCGGCGGGCTCGACTACGCCAGCGTCGCACTGGTCACCATGGCCCTGCCCGAGCCGGAGCTGCCCGAGCTCTCCGGGTTCCTGGTGCCGGCCACCGAGGGGCTGCTGATCAAGGCGTCCACCTTCTTCACCACCAAGTGGGGGCACCTGCGCCGGGCCGACGGGCTCGCCCTGGTCCGCGCCTCGGTCGGCCGGTACGGCGACGAGACGTCGCTGCAGCTGACCGACGACGACCTGGTCGCCACCGTGCACCGGGAGCTGTCCAAGGTGCTGGGCACCCCGCTGCCCACCCCGGTCGCCAGCCACGTGCAGCGGTGGGGCGGGGCCCTGCCGCAGTACGCCCCCGGCCACCTCGACCGGGTGGCCGCGGCCCGGACGGCGCTGCGCGCCGCCCACCCCACGCTGGTCCTGGCCGGCGCCGGCTACGACGGCGTCGGCATCCCGGTCTGCGTCCGCTCCGGCGAGACCGCGGCCGAGGAGATCATCACTGCCCTGGGAGGATCGGGTTCATGACCGAGCAGACCAACGCGGCCCGGCTCAAGGAGCTGAACGCCACCGTCCGCTACACGATGTGGTCGGTGTACCGGGCGACCAGCCCGCTCCCGTCGCTGCGCGAGAACGTCATCGACGAGGTCGAGGCCCTCTTCGAGGAGCTGGCCGGCAAGGACGTGACGGTCCGCGGCACGTACGACGTCGCCGGCCTGCGCGCCGACGCCGACCTGATGATCTGGTGGCACTCCTCGTCCAGCGACGCGCTGCAGGACGCCTACCTGCGGTTCCGGCGTACCACGCTGGGTCGGGCGCTCACCCCGGTCTGGTCGCAGATGGCGCTGCACCGGCCGGCGGAGTTCAACAAGAGCCACATCCCGGCGTTCCTCGCCAACGAGGAGCCCCGGGCCTACCTCTGCGTCTACCCGTTCGTCCGCTCCTACGAGTGGTACCTGCTGCCGGACGCCGAGCGGCGGGAGATGCTCGCCGAGCACGGCCGGCTGGCCCGCGGCTACCCGGACGTGCGGGCCAACACGGTCGCCTCGTTCGCCTTGGGCGACTACGAGTGGATGCTCGCCTTCGAGGCCGACGAGCTGCACCGGATGGTCGACCTGATGCGCGACCTGCGGGCCTCCGGCGCGCGGCGGCACGTCCGGGAGGAGATCCCCTTCTACACCGGCCGGCGCCGCTCGATCGCCGACATCGTCACCTGCCTGGTCTGACCCGGCCGATCAGCGCAACGGGCCCCGGAGGAATCTCCTCCGGGGCCCGTCGCCGTTGCGTCAGCGGACGTAGACGAGGCCGTCCGTGATGATCCGTGGGCGACCCGAGGTTCCGGCCACCACGATCTTCACGGTGTGTCGGCCACTACCGGTCCAACTCTTCGCCCAGACCACCTGGCGGAACTTGACGGTGCTGGAGTACAGGTCGACCGTGCTGACCTTCACGCCGTCGACGTAGATGTGCGCCTGCCCCGAGGTCGACGTCTTGGTGGCCACGAAGGAGACCGAGCGGCCGGTGAAGACCCAGCTCAGCGACGCCCCGCCGGCCGTCGCCGTCAGCGCCGAGCCACCCAGGTAGTTGCTGCTCGTGTAGGTGCCCCAGGTGCCCGTGCGGGTGGCCTTGGATTCCGGGATGAAGACCGGCGTCCAGCTTGCCGAGGAGGTGGCGGTGTTGCCGGACCAGTCCTGGGCCCGCATCGACCAGGTGGTGGTGACGCCCGGCTTGGTGGTGGTGCCGTACGCGCCGCTCGCCGCGAAGGTGCCGGTCGTCGGGGCGGTCAGCGCGACGGACCGGACGGCCACGTTGTCGGCCGAGCGCCAGTTCAGCGTCACCGGCACGACGGTGCTGCTCACCCCGCCGGTACGCAGGGAGAGCGTGGGCCCCTGCGGAAAGGTCGGCGCGGTGGTGTCCGCGACGATGGTCTGCGCGGGGGTCGCCGCGGTCCGGCCGAGCCGGTGCACGCCGCGTACCTGGACGGTGTGCGTGCCCTGGGCCAGCGTGAGCGCCGCCGAACGGGCCGTGCCGGCCGTGGTCGCCACGACCGCGCCGTCGACCAGCACCTCGAAGCGGGAGATCAGCGCGCTCGGCGTGCTCACCGCCCAGGAGGCGGTGGTCGTGGTCCCGGTGTAGTACGTGGTGCCGTTCTTCGTGCCGGTCAGCCCGGTCAGGGTCAGGCCGTAGACGCTGGCGGCCTTGTTGCGGAGGACCGAGAGCTGGCCGTAGAGCGCGTCGCCGGGGCACTCGGTGGCCACCGCGTCGCGGTGTCCGGAGATCCGGTTGAAGACCACCTGCTCGCCGAGGTCGTACTTGCCGTCCACGCCGGAGGTCAGGGTGACCTTGCCGAGCGGGTCGTTGCCGTACTGGCCGAGCTTGTACGCGGCGACGTGCGCGACGGCGTCCTGCACCACGGTGGGGATGCCGGTGCTGATGTAGGTGCCGAGCACGGCGATCGCGGCGTTGTCGGTGTTGAAGCCGTACGTGTGCGCCCCGGTCACCGGCTTGTCGATGCCGCCCTTGCGACCCTCGAAGACCACGCCGCACTTGTCGACCAGGAAGTTGTAGCCGATGTCGTTCCAGCCGTTGCTCTTGACGTGGTAGACCTCGATGCCGCGGACGATGGCCGCGGAGTCGGCGCAGCTGTAGTCGTTGGTGCCGGCGGTGTGGTGCACGAAGAACGCCTTCACCGTGGCCCCGTACGTCGGCGGTTCGGTGACGATCGACTCGTCGGCCTTCCACTCGGCGCGGGTGACCACCTTCGGCGTCGGGACCGGGTTCGCCGGGGCGGTGGCGGTGGGCGCCACGGTGGGCGCGGCGGTGGTGGGCGCCGGGGCCGACGTGGTGGTCGGCGCGGGCGCGGTGGTCGTCGCCGGCGGGGCGGTGGTCTCGGTCGGCGCCGGGGCTGTGGTCTCGGCCGGCGCGGTGGTGGTCGGGGGATCGGCCGGGTCGGTCGGCGCGGTCTCGGTGGGGGCCGGGTCGGTCGGGGTGGGCTCGAGCGCCCGCACCTCGGCGACCGGCTGGAGGCGCTCCGGCCGGAGCTGCCCGACGCCGGCGGCGCCCGCCTTGCGGCGCTTCGTCTGGCCCGGGTCGACCAACTCCAGGCGCAGCCCGGCGGGGAGCCGGTCGCTGGTGCCGCCGGCGGCGGCCGTGGCCCGCACCTCGACCCCGTCGGAGAGACCGACCCAGAGCGGGTCCGTGCTGCCGCGCGCCTTGCCGGCGGTCTTCTCGGCGCCGGGCTCCGGACCGAAGTGGTTGTCGAGTTCCAGCGGCCGCCAGCCGGACCACTTGCCGTCCACCGCGTGGGTGCGGACGTCGATCGTGCCCTTGAAGTCGACCTGGGGGTCCGTCCAGGTAACGCCGACCATGGCGAACCGCTCGGTGTCCCGCCTCGGGATCGTCACCTCGCGTCCGTTCGCGGCCGGGAAGGCCACCGTGTGCAGCGCCGCGGCGACCGGTCCGTCCCCGGCGCCCCACACGGCGAGGTCCTCGCCGTAGCCGGCAGCGGCCAGGCTCGCCGTGCCGGCCACGGCGGTGGCGACCATCGCGGCCGTGATGCCAGCCGTCCGGCGGTTCCAGCGGATCCCCGTCAATTTCACAGTTGAGTCCCTCCGAATGATCTCACTGGAGGGCTCAGCGTAATCAATGCCGTGGGCGTTACTCCGCCCGGTCGCGGCGGGCCACGACGGCGGCGTGGGGTCAGCCGTCGCGGCGCATCGGCGTGTGCGGAATGCCGTCCTCGACATAGTCGGCGCCGCTGACGGTGAAGCCGTGCCCGGCGTAGAAGCCGACCAGGTGCGTCTGCGCCTCCAGCACGCACGGCCGGTCGCCCACCAGGGCCAGCGCCTCGGTCATCAGTCGGCCGGCCAGGCCGCCGCCGCGGACCCCGGGCGCCACCACGACCCGGCCCATCCGCGCCACGCCGCCCGGGTCGGCCAGGATCCGCAGGTACGCCACGACGTCGCCGTCCCGGGTCAGCCACAGGTGCCGGGTGCCCGGCTCGACGTCCCGGCCGTCCAGTTCCGGGTACGGGCACGCCTGCTCCACCACGAAGACGTCGATGCGCAGCCGGAGCAGGTCGTGGAAGGTGCGGGCGTCCAGGTCGGCGAAGGCGGCGACCCGGACCTCAAGGAGCTGCGACGGCATCCCGCGATGGTAGGCCCTCACGGGGGAAGCCTCTCGGGGGTGGCGGCTCCCGCCCCTGGTGAGCGGTATCGGCAGGCCATCGCTCCCGCGGAAGACAACACTGCTGGGAGCGATATACCTGAGAGGCATATTTATTTATGACTCTCAGGTATATCGCTCGTCGGGCAACTGCCCGGCTGTGGGAGGGGACCACGGCCGGGCGACCCGGTCGGGCCGGACCCGTCGCTCAGGCGGGGCGGGCGCCGACCGCGTCGCGGATCTCGGCGCCCTCGGCGCCCTCCTCGGCCCGGGCGCAGTGCGCGCAGCAGAAGAAGCGGCCGGAGACCTCGACGCCGTGACCGACGATCTTGATCTGGCAGTGCTCGCAGATCGGCGCCATCTTGTGGATCGCGCACTCGAAGCAGTCGAAGCTGTGCACGTCCCCGCTCACCGTGCGCACCTCGAACGCCATCCAGTAGTCGTTACCGCAGACCTCGCAGGTAGCCATTCCAAAACCCCCCGATACGGACATGTCACACCAGCGTCGAGCACCGGACACATCCGGGCAACCGAAACCGGCGAACCTGATCCCGCTCGACGGCGAGTCGCTCCCGGCGTGTCGCGCGTTAGGCCTGGTGACAGCCTCGAACCCCGGAGGACCATGTGATCAAGCGCAACAAGCTCTTCGGCAACCAGACCCGGGTCACCTTCTGCCTGCCGCGGGACACCCCACCCGGCACGGTGAGCGTCGTCGGCTGCTTCAACGACTGGCAGCCCGGGCGGCACGAGCTGGTGACCCGCCGCGACGGCACCCGGACGGTGACCGTCCGGCTCGGCCCAGGGGAGTACCGCTTCCGCTACCTCGCCACCGGGGGCGTCTGGCTCGACGACGAGTCCGCCGACCAGGTGGACAACCAGGGCAGTCGGCTGCTGCTCTGACCGGCCGGCGGCGCCGCCGGAACGACGCCGGCCGGCCCGGTCAGCCCTGGTCGGGCTCCAGCCGGATGGAGAGCGAGTTCACGCAGTGCCGGGTGTCCTTCGGGGTGAAACCCTCGCCCTCGAAGACGTGCCCCAGGTGGCTGTCGCACCGGGCGCAGCGGATCTCCGTACGGAGCATGCCGAGGCTGCGGTCCGGGATCTCCTTCACCGCGCCGGGGATGGCGTCGTCGAAGCTCGGCCAGCCGCAGTGCGAGTCGAACTTGGCGTCGCTGCGGAACAGCTCCAGGCCGCAGGCCCGGCAGTGGTAGACGCCGGGGGCCTTGGTTTCGACGTACTCGCCGGTCCACGGCCGCTCGGTGCCGGCCTCGCGGAGCACGTGGAACTCCTCGGGGCTCAGCCGGACCCGCCACTCTTCCTCGGTACGGGGCAGTTCGCTCTTGTCAAGACTCACCGGTCAACGGTACGCCGGGCGTCGGTGCCATCGCATATGGTCGCGCAATGGGTGGCACCAAGGCAGCGGCCGCGGAGATCGAGGTGGCCGGGCACACCGTACGGCTGAGCAGCCCGGACCGGGTGATCTTCCCGCAGCGCGGGTTCACCAAGGCGGACGTCTTCGGCTACTACCTCTCGGTCGGCGACGGGATCATGCGGGCCCTGCGGGACCGCCCGACGACGCTCCAGCGCTTCCCGGAGGGCATCGAGGGGGAGATGTTCTTCCAGAAGCGGGTGCCGGCCCGGGGCGTACCGCCGTGGGTGCGGACCGCGGAGATCAGCTTCCCCAGCGGCCGGACGGCTGCGGAGCTCTGCCCGGCGGACCTCGCGCACGTCGCGTGGGCCGCGCAGATGGGCACCGTGGTGTTCCACCCGTGGCCGGTGCGCGCCGCCGACGTTGACCGCCCCGACGAGCTGCGGATCGACCTCGACCCGCAGCCCGGCACCGACTTCGCCGACGCGGTGACGGCCGCCGGTGAGCTGCGCGCGCTGCTGGACGAGCTGGGCGCCACCGGCTGGCCGAAGACCTCCGGCGGCCGGGGCGTCCACGTCTACCTGCGGATCCATCCGCGGTGGACGTTCACCGAGGTGCGCCGGGCCACCATCGCGCTGGCCCGCGAGCTGGAACGCCGCCGCCCGGAGCTGATCACCAC from Micromonospora kangleipakensis includes these protein-coding regions:
- a CDS encoding N-acetylmuramoyl-L-alanine amidase codes for the protein MKLTGIRWNRRTAGITAAMVATAVAGTASLAAAGYGEDLAVWGAGDGPVAAALHTVAFPAANGREVTIPRRDTERFAMVGVTWTDPQVDFKGTIDVRTHAVDGKWSGWRPLELDNHFGPEPGAEKTAGKARGSTDPLWVGLSDGVEVRATAAAGGTSDRLPAGLRLELVDPGQTKRRKAGAAGVGQLRPERLQPVAEVRALEPTPTDPAPTETAPTDPADPPTTTAPAETTAPAPTETTAPPATTTAPAPTTTSAPAPTTAAPTVAPTATAPANPVPTPKVVTRAEWKADESIVTEPPTYGATVKAFFVHHTAGTNDYSCADSAAIVRGIEVYHVKSNGWNDIGYNFLVDKCGVVFEGRKGGIDKPVTGAHTYGFNTDNAAIAVLGTYISTGIPTVVQDAVAHVAAYKLGQYGNDPLGKVTLTSGVDGKYDLGEQVVFNRISGHRDAVATECPGDALYGQLSVLRNKAASVYGLTLTGLTGTKNGTTYYTGTTTTASWAVSTPSALISRFEVLVDGAVVATTAGTARSAALTLAQGTHTVQVRGVHRLGRTAATPAQTIVADTTAPTFPQGPTLSLRTGGVSSTVVPVTLNWRSADNVAVRSVALTAPTTGTFAASGAYGTTTKPGVTTTWSMRAQDWSGNTATSSASWTPVFIPESKATRTGTWGTYTSSNYLGGSALTATAGGASLSWVFTGRSVSFVATKTSTSGQAHIYVDGVKVSTVDLYSSTVKFRQVVWAKSWTGSGRHTVKIVVAGTSGRPRIITDGLVYVR
- a CDS encoding GNAT family N-acetyltransferase, which translates into the protein MPSQLLEVRVAAFADLDARTFHDLLRLRIDVFVVEQACPYPELDGRDVEPGTRHLWLTRDGDVVAYLRILADPGGVARMGRVVVAPGVRGGGLAGRLMTEALALVGDRPCVLEAQTHLVGFYAGHGFTVSGADYVEDGIPHTPMRRDG
- a CDS encoding Prokaryotic metallothionein — its product is MATCEVCGNDYWMAFEVRTVSGDVHSFDCFECAIHKMAPICEHCQIKIVGHGVEVSGRFFCCAHCARAEEGAEGAEIRDAVGARPA
- a CDS encoding isoamylase early set domain-containing protein, with the protein product MIKRNKLFGNQTRVTFCLPRDTPPGTVSVVGCFNDWQPGRHELVTRRDGTRTVTVRLGPGEYRFRYLATGGVWLDDESADQVDNQGSRLLL
- the msrB gene encoding peptide-methionine (R)-S-oxide reductase MsrB, which translates into the protein MSLDKSELPRTEEEWRVRLSPEEFHVLREAGTERPWTGEYVETKAPGVYHCRACGLELFRSDAKFDSHCGWPSFDDAIPGAVKEIPDRSLGMLRTEIRCARCDSHLGHVFEGEGFTPKDTRHCVNSLSIRLEPDQG
- the ligD gene encoding non-homologous end-joining DNA ligase; translation: MGGTKAAAAEIEVAGHTVRLSSPDRVIFPQRGFTKADVFGYYLSVGDGIMRALRDRPTTLQRFPEGIEGEMFFQKRVPARGVPPWVRTAEISFPSGRTAAELCPADLAHVAWAAQMGTVVFHPWPVRAADVDRPDELRIDLDPQPGTDFADAVTAAGELRALLDELGATGWPKTSGGRGVHVYLRIHPRWTFTEVRRATIALARELERRRPELITTAWWKEQRGSRVFVDFNQMARDRTIACAYSLRANARATVSTPVDWDELPEVDPDDFHLGSVPARLAERGDPHSGIDDAPWDITPLLEWAERDAAAGQGDLPYPPDHPKMPGEPKRVQPSKDRDRPRD